A DNA window from Actinomycetes bacterium contains the following coding sequences:
- a CDS encoding carbon-nitrogen family hydrolase gives MRVHVIQLGYGDDESPADRTRRVADLVRAQRGADLVVLPELWPQGGFSYDRWEDEAESLDGPVVEAMRAAARDVGATVHMGSLVERDEAGRLFNTSVLLGPDGATLATYRKVHLFGFGEGEPKLMSAGDGLVVHGRLGLATCYDLRFPEQFRLLLDAGAEVVLLVAAWPAKRVAHWRLLAQARAVENQTYVVACNTAGTHAGVPMGGRSIVVEPWGAVLAEADEDEVVLVVDLDLELVRATREQFPVLADRRL, from the coding sequence GGTCCACGTCATCCAGCTCGGATACGGCGACGACGAGTCGCCTGCCGACCGCACCCGTCGGGTCGCGGACCTCGTCCGCGCGCAGCGGGGTGCCGACCTCGTCGTGCTTCCCGAGCTGTGGCCGCAGGGTGGCTTCTCCTACGACCGCTGGGAGGACGAGGCCGAGTCCCTCGACGGTCCCGTCGTCGAAGCGATGCGCGCGGCGGCGCGAGACGTCGGAGCGACCGTGCACATGGGGTCGCTCGTCGAGCGCGACGAGGCGGGTCGTCTCTTCAACACGTCGGTCCTGCTCGGGCCGGACGGAGCAACGCTGGCGACGTACCGCAAGGTGCACCTCTTCGGCTTCGGGGAGGGCGAGCCGAAGCTGATGAGCGCCGGCGACGGCCTGGTCGTCCACGGACGTCTCGGTCTGGCGACCTGCTACGACCTGCGCTTCCCGGAGCAGTTCCGGCTGCTGCTCGACGCCGGGGCAGAGGTGGTGCTGCTGGTCGCCGCCTGGCCGGCGAAGCGGGTCGCGCACTGGCGGCTGCTGGCGCAGGCCCGCGCGGTCGAGAACCAGACGTACGTCGTCGCCTGCAACACCGCGGGCACCCACGCGGGGGTCCCCATGGGGGGGCGGTCGATCGTGGTGGAGCCGTGGGGAGCCGTGCTGGCCGAGGCCGACGAGGACGAGGTGGTGCTCGTCGTCGACCTGGACCTCGAGCTGGTTCGTGCGACGCGCGAGCAGTTCCCCGTGCTGGCGGACCGCCGCCTCTGA